Part of the Pseudomonadota bacterium genome, ATCGGTGAGCCCTTCGATGCAGCGCATCATGTGAAGCCGGTAGATGGCGTTTCCCGCGGCGGCGCCCGCCAGGTCGAGGGCGACGGTGATCCGCGTGCCGGCCTTGATGCTGGCCTGCAGGGTGTGCAGCAGCTTGGTGACGGCGACCAGGCGCACCACCCGTCCCACGAGGGGCATTCGAATGGCCAGCATGTCGAAGCGCAGGCGGCCTCGGTAGGTTGAGATGAACCCTTTGAACAGGCGGATGTTGAACCAGAGCACCCCGCCGGCTGCCGCCAGGAAGATGGGGTTCGAGGCCACGTCGACGATGGCGATGAGGATCTTGGTCATCAGGGGGATGGGCTTGTCTCCCGCCGTGATGCCTTCGAGCAGCGAGGGCAGCACGAACACACAGGCGATGAGCGCCACCAGGCCGCAGACCACGAAGATGATGATGGGGTATGTGCTGGCGGCGCGCACCTTTGCCTTCAGCTCGGCGTTTCTCTCGTGCATGCGGCTCAGGGCGTTGAAGCTGTCACCCAGCGAGCCGTTCTCCATGCCCTGGCGCAGCAGCGCGGTCCACGTGGAGCCAAAGACGTTGGGGAAGGCGCCGAAGGCCGTCACGGGATTCTTCCCTTGTTGAAGGTCGCGGTTGATGGCGGCGGTCACGAGGCTCCACTCGACCGACTCGGTGGAGGCGCTCAGCACCTCGAACGCGCGCGTGAGAGCAACGCCGGAGTTGTACATGGTTCCGAGGGCGCGAGCGAACTGGGCCAGATCCCAGTCTGAGATCTTGATCTTCTGCAGGCTCGTCCAGTCGCCGGCGAGGGTTTCGTTCACGACGCGCTTCGCGCGCTTGTTCATCTCTGACTCGACGACGGGCGCGTAGCGGTTGACCAGATCGTTCTCGTCGAGGATCTCGATGCTGGGCGCGGGTCGTGATGGGAACTCGACCTGGACCTGGATGTCTTCGGGTTCGCTCATGCGCTCAGGTCATCCCCGTGGAGGGCAGACAGGCCGAATCGCGAGGACAAGGCCGAGCCTGCGCCTGGGCCGTGGTCCAGAAGCGCAGACAGCCCAGCTCTCGGACGCGTCGCTGCCACCGTGAAGCGTCATCGTAGCCCTCGACCTCTCTCACCGTTCCTCGAACTATACCCGATCCGCGCAGGCTCTTGAAGGATCGGTTGCTCTAAACTCTGCACAGACCATGGTCTGAATTCGCAGTACGTCTCACCACGGCCTGCAATCAGATGGATACCGTCCCCAGAGGACCCCGGTATACCACGGTAGAGCCTGGAAGGACAAGGGCAAGTGAGGAAAGGCTCTGTAAAGAGCGGCGGTCAGAGACACGCGACTGCCACAATCGCGGAGCGCGTGGGTCAGGGGTGTGGAACCTGCTTCATCACGCCCGCGTCGCTGCCGAACTTCGCTCCCGCGTCTGCCGGAAGCCCCCAGCCGAAGAACACGGATCGCACGTGCTGCACGGTGGGGTCGTCGTTCAGGCGCCCGTGCTGCATGGCCTCATGGAGCACGATGGTGTTCCCGCCGGGAAGGCCGAGGCTCGAAGACGGAACGAGGCCGTCTCCTCGGGTCAGGCCGCGCCGACCCGCGGTGGGCATGACGTCGGTGCCCACCGATAGGGTGGGAGCCACGCGCTGCTGCTGACCCGCGCGGCTGTTCAGGTCGGTCAGGAGGGGGCTGTTCTTCTCCTGGCGCAGCCAGTTCATCGATTCCCGGTCGGCGCCGCTGATACCCGCAAACTTGATGGCCCACTTCACGTCGCGATCGAGCACGTCTGCCACCAGGTCACCGAAGCGCGTACCGTGGTTGGGGGTGCCCAGCATCATGAAGCGGTTGACGCGGCTTCCCCCCTGGTCGATGTAGAGCCGGGTGTCGAGTCCCCCCATGCTGTAGCCCTCGATGTCGAGCT contains:
- a CDS encoding type II secretion system F family protein; the encoded protein is MSEPEDIQVQVEFPSRPAPSIEILDENDLVNRYAPVVESEMNKRAKRVVNETLAGDWTSLQKIKISDWDLAQFARALGTMYNSGVALTRAFEVLSASTESVEWSLVTAAINRDLQQGKNPVTAFGAFPNVFGSTWTALLRQGMENGSLGDSFNALSRMHERNAELKAKVRAASTYPIIIFVVCGLVALIACVFVLPSLLEGITAGDKPIPLMTKILIAIVDVASNPIFLAAAGGVLWFNIRLFKGFISTYRGRLRFDMLAIRMPLVGRVVRLVAVTKLLHTLQASIKAGTRITVALDLAGAAAGNAIYRLHMMRCIEGLTDGRSLASMFAPPNRLYDPMVYYTIYIGEESGSLDSLLEAIANYYDVEVRSTLDNTLTALEPLMVAGMGLIVAFVLMAIFLPLYGQLSGE